A single genomic interval of Dyella sp. GSA-30 harbors:
- a CDS encoding sugar ABC transporter ATP-binding protein — MTTNLVSMHGIHKAFGPVQVLRGVDFELRVGEVHALMGENGAGKSTLMKILTGQYRPDQGEIRVDGQATTIGSPTDAEKHGIAIIHQELNLIPNLTVAENLFLGRELRRFGVLQQRAMRARAREWLARVGMQALSPDAKVDTLSVGQQQMVEIAKALAQNARVLIMDEPTAALTERETTTLFALIRELREGGTGIVYVSHRMEEIFALCDRLSVLRDGQFVGVRDVVGLDLDEVVRMMVGRSLEARFPSRSAKPGARAYDSAWVGGRLPPRYQLRRACR; from the coding sequence ATGACTACCAACCTGGTCAGCATGCACGGCATCCATAAGGCCTTTGGGCCGGTGCAGGTGCTGCGAGGCGTCGATTTCGAACTGCGTGTGGGTGAAGTCCACGCGCTGATGGGCGAGAACGGTGCCGGCAAATCCACCCTGATGAAGATCCTGACCGGGCAGTACCGGCCCGATCAAGGCGAGATTCGCGTCGATGGACAGGCGACGACGATCGGCTCGCCCACCGACGCCGAGAAACATGGCATCGCGATCATTCATCAGGAACTGAACCTGATCCCCAACCTGACCGTGGCCGAGAATCTTTTCCTCGGCCGCGAGCTGCGTCGCTTCGGCGTATTGCAACAACGCGCGATGCGAGCAAGAGCGCGCGAGTGGTTGGCTCGCGTCGGCATGCAGGCGTTGTCGCCCGATGCCAAGGTGGACACGCTGTCGGTCGGCCAACAGCAGATGGTGGAGATCGCCAAGGCGCTGGCGCAGAACGCGCGCGTGCTGATCATGGACGAGCCCACTGCCGCGCTGACCGAACGCGAGACGACGACGCTGTTCGCGTTGATTCGCGAACTGCGCGAAGGCGGCACCGGCATTGTCTACGTTTCGCATCGGATGGAAGAAATTTTCGCGCTGTGCGATCGGTTGTCGGTCTTGCGCGATGGCCAGTTCGTCGGCGTGCGCGACGTGGTTGGGCTGGATCTGGACGAAGTCGTGCGCATGATGGTTGGACGCAGTCTGGAAGCTCGCTTTCCCTCGCGTAGCGCCAAGCCGGGGGCCCGTGCGTATGACAGTGCATGGGTTGGGGGACGACTACCTCCGCGATATCAGCTTCGACGTGCGTGCCGGTGA
- a CDS encoding ATP-binding cassette domain-containing protein, producing the protein MTVHGLGDDYLRDISFDVRAGEVFGVSGLMGAGRTELARLLFGLRKPRTGSITLDGKPLTVRNPVQAIDAGMGFVTEDRKGQGLVLDLSLRENISLAHIPARLGVIDRGRERTQARELIEQLHIRTRDMELDVRALSGGNQQKVVLAKWLALKPSVLLLDEPTRGVDIGGKAEIYQIINRLAEQGVAIVMISSELPEVLAMSDRILVMHEGRATALLEAAATTQEEIMRAATGGH; encoded by the coding sequence ATGACAGTGCATGGGTTGGGGGACGACTACCTCCGCGATATCAGCTTCGACGTGCGTGCCGGTGAAGTGTTTGGCGTGTCGGGCTTGATGGGTGCGGGTCGCACGGAACTCGCGCGCTTGTTGTTTGGGCTACGCAAGCCGCGGACCGGCAGCATCACCCTGGACGGCAAGCCATTGACCGTACGCAATCCAGTCCAGGCCATCGATGCCGGCATGGGATTCGTCACCGAAGACCGCAAGGGCCAGGGCCTGGTGTTGGATCTGTCGCTACGCGAGAACATCAGCCTGGCGCATATCCCGGCACGTCTGGGCGTGATCGATCGCGGCCGCGAGCGCACGCAGGCGCGCGAATTGATCGAGCAACTGCATATCCGTACCCGCGATATGGAACTGGACGTCCGCGCGCTTTCCGGCGGCAATCAACAGAAGGTAGTGCTGGCCAAATGGCTGGCGCTCAAACCAAGCGTGCTGCTGCTGGACGAACCCACGCGCGGCGTGGATATCGGCGGCAAGGCGGAGATCTACCAGATCATCAACCGCTTGGCCGAGCAAGGTGTGGCCATCGTGATGATTTCGTCGGAGCTACCCGAAGTGCTGGCGATGAGCGATCGCATCCTGGTGATGCATGAAGGGCGTGCGACCGCATTGCTGGAAGCTGCTGCCACCACGCAGGAAGAGATCATGCGTGCCGCCACTGGCGGGCATTGA